In the genome of Acetobacter oryzifermentans, one region contains:
- a CDS encoding disulfide bond formation protein B gives MRGSHASRPLALFLAGAALLALGVVWYTQHVLQIMPCELCLWERWPWRLLLGTAIVAAVLPDKVARHLLWLTVPFMVADIGLSICHVGVEWQWWPSPLPACHAPHIYGRTMAERLASMPLLPSKPCDAATYLVPGVPVSMAAMGGLYAAIVLWVFVVWRKKLERVTRRIFH, from the coding sequence ATGAGGGGGAGCCACGCATCTCGGCCGCTGGCGCTATTTTTGGCAGGTGCGGCGTTATTGGCGCTGGGGGTGGTGTGGTACACCCAACATGTTTTGCAAATTATGCCGTGCGAACTGTGCCTGTGGGAACGCTGGCCATGGCGTTTGCTATTAGGCACAGCCATTGTGGCCGCTGTGTTGCCCGATAAGGTAGCACGACACCTTTTGTGGTTGACGGTGCCTTTTATGGTGGCGGATATCGGCCTTTCTATTTGCCATGTAGGGGTGGAGTGGCAATGGTGGCCAAGCCCGCTGCCTGCGTGCCACGCGCCTCATATATATGGGCGCACTATGGCGGAGAGGCTGGCTTCTATGCCACTGCTGCCTTCCAAACCCTGTGATGCAGCCACGTATCTGGTGCCGGGTGTTCCTGTTTCCATGGCGGCAATGGGCGGCCTGTACGCAGCTATTGTGTTATGGGTGTTTGTGGTTTGGCGTAAAAAGCTGGAACGTGTGACGCGCCGTATTTTCCATTAA
- a CDS encoding NUDIX hydrolase: protein MTSIHDLLHFLIMKTSCHSCLPRSGVLAIVRRQNNFLLVRRAKAPDAGLWGFPGGRIEPGETIFYAAERELLEETSLPAKATSVIDAFDSLHYDAHGKLEFHYIILAVRCEEQEHTHNPVQAGDDALEARWFSYQEISTLGVRASARLHSLARQILKMEDPTYLI from the coding sequence TTGACCAGCATTCATGACCTTCTACACTTCCTGATCATGAAAACATCATGCCATTCCTGCCTTCCGCGTTCCGGTGTTCTTGCTATTGTGCGAAGGCAGAATAATTTTCTGCTTGTCCGCCGCGCTAAAGCACCAGATGCCGGACTATGGGGTTTTCCCGGCGGGCGGATTGAACCGGGAGAAACTATTTTTTATGCCGCAGAACGCGAGCTTTTGGAAGAAACATCCTTACCAGCAAAAGCAACTTCTGTAATAGATGCATTTGATAGCTTGCATTATGATGCTCATGGAAAGCTAGAGTTCCACTACATCATTCTTGCCGTAAGGTGTGAGGAACAAGAACACACCCATAACCCCGTACAAGCTGGTGATGATGCCTTGGAGGCCCGTTGGTTTTCCTATCAGGAAATCAGCACACTAGGGGTACGAGCCAGCGCACGGCTGCACAGTCTGGCACGTCAGATTTTGAAAATGGAAGATCCCACTTACCTCATCTGA
- a CDS encoding aldo/keto reductase has product MSADTIAIPGIAKPASRIALGTWAIGGSMWGGADDANASKTIDEALELGINMIDTAPVYGFGHSEEVIGKALEGRRGRVILATKVGLNWHDGKVFRDSRSARIEEEVEKSLSRLRTDYIDLYQIHWPDTCTPFEETARALENLVKSGKVQALGLSNFSPAQMDEFRKFAPVSAVQPPYNLFEREIERDVLPYAEKNNLVVLAYGPLCRGLLSGRMTADRKFEGDDLRKTDPKFQQPRFGQYLQAVEDLKAIANKHGKSMLALAIRWVLDRGPTIALWGARKPEQIAGVDDAFGWKLDAEDMQAIDAILAKDIKDPVGPEFMAPPLRA; this is encoded by the coding sequence ATGTCGGCAGATACAATTGCCATTCCGGGTATAGCCAAACCAGCCTCCCGCATTGCGCTTGGCACGTGGGCTATTGGTGGTTCCATGTGGGGTGGCGCAGATGATGCAAACGCCAGCAAGACGATAGATGAAGCTCTGGAGCTTGGTATCAACATGATTGATACAGCACCAGTCTATGGATTTGGGCATTCTGAAGAAGTTATTGGCAAGGCTTTGGAAGGTCGGCGTGGCCGTGTTATTCTGGCTACCAAGGTGGGGCTGAACTGGCATGATGGAAAGGTTTTCCGGGATAGTCGGTCTGCACGGATTGAAGAGGAAGTTGAAAAATCTTTAAGCCGCCTGCGCACAGATTATATTGATCTGTATCAGATTCATTGGCCAGATACATGCACTCCGTTTGAAGAAACAGCCCGTGCTCTGGAAAATCTGGTGAAAAGTGGCAAGGTTCAAGCCTTGGGGCTGAGCAATTTCTCACCCGCGCAGATGGATGAATTCCGGAAGTTTGCACCTGTTTCTGCTGTGCAGCCGCCATACAACCTGTTTGAGCGCGAAATAGAGCGTGATGTGCTGCCATATGCAGAAAAAAACAATCTGGTGGTGCTGGCTTATGGCCCTCTGTGCCGTGGTTTGCTTTCGGGCCGCATGACGGCAGACCGGAAGTTTGAAGGGGATGATCTGCGTAAAACAGATCCCAAGTTCCAGCAGCCACGTTTTGGCCAGTATTTGCAGGCGGTGGAAGACCTTAAAGCCATTGCCAATAAGCATGGCAAAAGCATGCTGGCACTGGCTATTCGCTGGGTGTTGGATCGCGGCCCAACTATTGCGCTGTGGGGTGCACGTAAGCCAGAGCAGATTGCAGGTGTGGATGATGCTTTTGGCTGGAAGCTGGATGCAGAAGACATGCAGGCTATTGATGCAATTCTTGCCAAGGATATTAAAGACCCGGTAGGCCCGGAGTTTATGGCTCCGCCTTTGCGGGCTTAA
- a CDS encoding glycosyltransferase codes for MQCQDISMSLSGNIKTIDWSVFDATWYAAKYGDVLKFLGLEGAEVLEEFYREKGPALRHSPNPYFDEDWYLRRYPAVAEAVGKGEWRSGFDHYCQTGFSSHNPHWLFDREFYFKQHPTLQPATLEEAGFRNLYDHYLNVGDEQFLTGSWFFNATAYLKSGHARIEGLGAFAQCVRNLRPEQGYGQRLSWYFDPEWYLETYPHVRKELASGRWLSALHHYLSNSTPTDYNPNAYFSEEFYGSVNHDVSGAVESGNFRNFYEHFLRYGVHELRKPSANIDLESYYRNAVVQKEVTRGDFPDAFAHYIAHGGRLEDDMEGLKESEALSKKLYHEMCRIRLPVLLNQTLDFTYDAPDLSVIIVAHNLFAMTMSALASLRANYNGQMQVIVVDSGSTDGVRHIERYVRGLDVVRFPGNVGFLLGCNAALEKVRGPFTLYLNNDTELMPEAIGNALARLRHEIKIGAVGGKLVRTNGLLQEAGSIVWRDGSVCGYLRDQRPDVPEANFVRSVDYCAGAFLMIRTPLLRQLGGFDIDYAPAYFEETDLCLRIHEAGFDVVYDPSVVVIHYEYGTSSFMSGASMIARNQDVFRRKHTAYLRQKSLNNPRMLTTARFSKQGQKRVLFIEDRLPYRFLGSGFTRSNDIVRSMIAAGCQVTVYPVFRPTESQEDICMAFPDRAEVIWDRELPELEDFIKSRAGYYDAIWIARTHNADRLAPVLMDCADALTGAMVITDTEAVSAPREYRKMELRGQTPEKTVDELLKHEFRHLFMSEKIIAVNSKDSKILNAHGFSNVYVLGHLQNALTWSPGWEDRRDILFLGAMHDQDSPNVDSLAWFSKEVLPLLDGRLPEDVKFTVCGYVNPRVDLTSLINNPRIVVTGRVEDVTPVYNSHRVFVAPTRYAAGIPYKLHEAAAHGIPVVATDILCEQVGWVPGEDMLCASVSDAQGFADAIVRLYEDKRLWDNVHAHELKRISTENTQENYVKKIKDILEIS; via the coding sequence ATGCAATGTCAGGATATCTCTATGTCTTTAAGTGGCAATATTAAAACAATCGATTGGAGCGTATTTGACGCAACATGGTACGCAGCAAAATATGGAGATGTTCTGAAATTTCTAGGCCTTGAAGGTGCAGAAGTATTAGAGGAATTTTATAGGGAAAAAGGGCCAGCATTACGTCATTCACCCAACCCGTATTTTGATGAGGATTGGTATCTGCGGCGTTATCCTGCGGTTGCTGAAGCTGTGGGGAAAGGTGAATGGAGATCCGGGTTTGATCATTATTGCCAAACAGGATTTTCTTCTCACAATCCTCATTGGCTTTTTGATCGTGAATTTTATTTCAAGCAGCACCCAACTCTTCAGCCTGCAACGTTGGAAGAAGCAGGGTTTCGGAATCTCTATGATCATTACCTGAATGTGGGTGACGAACAGTTTTTAACGGGATCATGGTTTTTTAACGCAACAGCATATCTTAAAAGTGGCCATGCACGTATTGAAGGTTTGGGTGCATTTGCACAATGTGTGCGTAACCTGAGGCCTGAGCAGGGGTATGGTCAGCGTCTGTCTTGGTATTTTGATCCTGAATGGTATCTGGAAACCTATCCGCATGTCCGGAAGGAACTGGCTTCAGGGCGCTGGCTCTCTGCCTTGCACCATTATCTGTCTAATTCCACCCCAACAGATTACAACCCGAATGCCTATTTCTCTGAAGAGTTTTATGGCAGCGTGAATCATGATGTAAGCGGTGCGGTTGAAAGCGGAAACTTCCGTAATTTTTATGAACATTTTCTGCGCTATGGTGTGCATGAACTCCGCAAACCAAGCGCCAATATTGATCTTGAATCCTACTACCGTAATGCCGTTGTGCAAAAGGAAGTTACGCGTGGTGATTTTCCAGATGCGTTCGCACATTATATTGCCCACGGCGGCAGGCTAGAAGATGATATGGAAGGGCTGAAGGAAAGTGAGGCCCTTTCCAAAAAGCTCTATCATGAAATGTGCCGCATTCGGTTGCCTGTTCTTTTGAATCAGACTTTGGATTTTACATACGATGCACCAGATTTAAGCGTTATTATTGTAGCACATAATCTGTTCGCCATGACCATGAGCGCGTTGGCTTCGCTACGTGCTAATTATAATGGCCAAATGCAGGTTATTGTGGTGGATTCCGGCTCTACAGATGGTGTGCGGCATATTGAACGTTATGTGCGCGGTCTGGATGTTGTGCGTTTTCCCGGTAATGTTGGCTTTTTGCTGGGCTGCAATGCGGCATTGGAAAAAGTGCGTGGCCCATTCACACTTTATCTGAACAACGATACAGAGCTGATGCCAGAAGCCATTGGCAATGCCTTGGCTCGGTTACGGCATGAAATAAAAATAGGGGCGGTTGGTGGCAAACTTGTACGCACCAATGGCTTGTTGCAGGAAGCAGGTAGTATTGTCTGGCGCGATGGATCGGTGTGCGGCTATCTGCGTGATCAGCGCCCTGATGTTCCAGAAGCTAATTTTGTAAGATCTGTAGATTATTGCGCCGGTGCATTCTTGATGATACGCACGCCCCTGCTGCGCCAGTTGGGGGGCTTTGATATAGATTATGCTCCTGCGTATTTTGAAGAAACAGATCTGTGCTTGCGTATTCATGAAGCCGGGTTTGATGTGGTGTATGATCCCTCGGTGGTTGTAATACATTACGAGTATGGCACATCTAGTTTTATGAGTGGCGCATCCATGATAGCGCGTAATCAGGATGTGTTCCGCCGTAAGCATACGGCATATTTGCGCCAGAAAAGCCTGAACAACCCCAGAATGCTGACAACAGCACGTTTCAGCAAGCAGGGTCAGAAGCGCGTTTTATTTATTGAAGACAGATTGCCCTATCGGTTTTTGGGATCAGGCTTTACGCGTTCAAACGATATTGTGCGCAGCATGATTGCTGCTGGATGCCAAGTAACGGTGTACCCGGTATTTAGACCAACAGAATCTCAGGAAGATATCTGCATGGCTTTTCCGGATCGGGCAGAGGTGATTTGGGATCGAGAATTACCAGAACTAGAAGATTTTATTAAATCCCGCGCTGGGTATTATGATGCCATCTGGATTGCGCGCACGCATAATGCAGATCGCCTGGCTCCTGTGCTTATGGATTGTGCTGATGCCCTAACGGGTGCAATGGTGATTACGGATACCGAGGCTGTATCCGCGCCGCGTGAATATCGTAAAATGGAATTGCGCGGGCAAACACCAGAAAAAACAGTGGATGAGCTTTTGAAGCATGAATTCAGGCATTTGTTCATGTCTGAAAAAATTATTGCAGTGAACAGTAAGGATTCCAAAATACTTAATGCTCACGGTTTTTCTAATGTTTATGTTCTAGGCCATTTGCAAAACGCTTTAACGTGGTCTCCCGGATGGGAAGATCGCCGGGATATTCTTTTTCTGGGGGCCATGCATGATCAGGATTCACCAAATGTAGATTCCTTGGCGTGGTTTAGCAAAGAAGTGTTGCCATTACTGGATGGCCGTTTGCCAGAAGACGTTAAATTTACAGTCTGTGGCTATGTAAACCCGCGTGTTGATCTTACATCACTTATAAACAACCCGCGTATTGTGGTAACGGGGCGGGTAGAGGATGTAACACCTGTTTATAATAGCCACCGGGTATTTGTGGCGCCAACCCGGTATGCGGCGGGTATTCCCTACAAACTGCATGAAGCCGCAGCACATGGTATTCCTGTTGTTGCAACGGATATTTTGTGTGAACAGGTTGGATGGGTGCCTGGTGAAGATATGCTGTGCGCCAGTGTATCGGACGCGCAGGGGTTTGCGGATGCTATTGTCCGGCTGTATGAAGACAAGCGGTTGTGGGACAATGTGCATGCGCATGAACTCAAGCGTATTTCTACAGAAAACACGCAAGAGAATTATGTAAAAAAGATAAAGGATATTTTAGAAATTTCCTAA
- a CDS encoding alpha,alpha-trehalose-phosphate synthase (UDP-forming) encodes MGRLVIVSNRVPAVRERAQPAGGLAVALRDAVQGQECLWFGWSGQQISDDEGEDRRVSIDTVDNVTYATVDLTKSEYNGFYEGYSNGILWPLCHYRAGLMSYSRQDRHTYHAVNTMFAQKLAPLLKSDDLIWVHDYHLFPLGLALREQGIKCRIGFFLHIPFPPWSLMRALPGAEKLMRSLRAYDVMGVQTEDDARNVNEGFSVVGVPAQARVFPIGIDPESFQQQASSGLDNPEVQKLKKSLRGLPLIIGVDRMDYSKGLPERFRAYEVFLRKYPEYRGKVIYLQITPVSRGSVPEYKVLREELDGVVGHINGTYGDFDWVPIRYLTHPVPRELLAPFFRLSHAALVTPLRDGMNLVAKEYVAAQDAKDPGVLILSRFAGAAPEMEDALLVNPHDADEVADALHKSLSMSLSERQLRWKRLKPDVWRVTAGSWARSFITALAEVRSE; translated from the coding sequence ATGGGGCGTCTTGTTATTGTTTCCAATCGCGTTCCGGCTGTGCGTGAGCGTGCCCAACCTGCTGGTGGCTTGGCTGTTGCTCTGCGTGATGCTGTACAAGGGCAGGAGTGCCTGTGGTTTGGATGGTCTGGGCAACAAATTTCAGATGATGAAGGGGAGGATCGGCGCGTAAGCATAGACACGGTAGATAACGTGACTTACGCCACTGTAGATCTGACCAAATCAGAATATAATGGGTTTTACGAAGGGTATTCCAACGGAATTCTGTGGCCGCTTTGCCATTACCGCGCAGGGCTGATGAGTTATAGTCGGCAGGATCGGCACACATATCATGCCGTGAACACCATGTTCGCGCAGAAGCTTGCCCCCCTCTTAAAATCTGATGATTTGATATGGGTGCATGATTACCATCTGTTCCCACTTGGGCTTGCGCTGCGGGAACAGGGGATAAAGTGCCGTATCGGGTTTTTCCTGCACATTCCATTTCCACCATGGAGCCTCATGCGGGCCTTGCCTGGTGCTGAAAAGCTGATGCGATCTTTACGCGCCTATGATGTGATGGGTGTGCAGACGGAAGATGACGCGCGCAATGTTAATGAAGGTTTTTCTGTTGTTGGGGTGCCAGCGCAGGCCCGTGTGTTCCCTATTGGAATAGATCCAGAAAGCTTTCAGCAGCAGGCTTCCTCCGGTTTAGATAACCCGGAAGTGCAGAAGCTTAAAAAAAGCCTGCGGGGCTTGCCGCTGATTATCGGTGTGGACCGTATGGATTATTCCAAGGGGCTACCGGAGCGTTTTCGGGCGTATGAAGTGTTCTTGCGCAAATATCCGGAATACCGCGGTAAGGTTATTTATCTTCAGATCACCCCGGTTTCTCGCGGTAGTGTGCCAGAATACAAGGTGCTGCGCGAAGAGCTGGATGGTGTGGTTGGCCATATTAACGGCACGTATGGAGATTTTGACTGGGTTCCTATCCGTTACCTTACGCACCCTGTCCCGCGTGAACTGCTGGCCCCATTTTTTCGCCTTTCTCACGCAGCGTTGGTAACACCTCTGCGGGATGGTATGAATCTGGTTGCCAAGGAATATGTGGCAGCTCAGGATGCGAAAGATCCCGGCGTGCTTATTCTCTCCCGTTTTGCTGGTGCTGCGCCAGAAATGGAAGATGCGCTTTTGGTGAACCCGCATGATGCAGATGAAGTGGCAGATGCCTTGCATAAATCACTCAGCATGTCTCTTTCTGAAAGACAACTGCGGTGGAAGCGGCTGAAGCCAGATGTCTGGCGCGTTACGGCTGGCAGTTGGGCGCGTTCCTTTATTACGGCTTTGGCAGAGGTGCGGTCTGAATGA
- the uvrB gene encoding excinuclease ABC subunit UvrB, whose protein sequence is MASKTSSSAARGKKRPSLSERAASLPPVLFEPEKQAPRPRLKRMEVVSEYEPAGDQPQAIRELVAGVEAGERDQVLLGVTGSGKTFSMAKIIEATQKPTLILAPNKTLAAQLYGEMKQFFPNNAVEYFVSYYDYYQPEAYVPRSDTYIEKDSQINEQIDRMRHAATQALLERNDVIIVASVSCIYGIGSVETYSRMVVKLELGGEIDRDKLIKSLVELQYRRNDAAFARGTFRVRGETIDIFPVQNEDRAWRVSLFGDEVDGLIEFDPLTGEKTADLQEITIYANSHYVTPRPTLNQAIKGIKQELREQLDVFTKAGKLLEAERLDQRTTFDLEMLETTGVCKGIENYSRYLSGRKPGDPPPTLFEYLPEDALLIVDESHVTVPQIGGMERGDHARKSVLAEFGFRLPSCLDNRPLNFAEWDKFRPQSLFVSATPGPWEMERTGGVFAEQVIRPTGLVDPITIIRPVEHQVDDLLAECRTTIATGGRVLVTTLTKRMAEDLTDYMNEAGIRVRYLHSDVDTLERIEIIRDLRMGAFDVLIGINLLREGLDIPECALVAILDADKEGFLRSRTSLIQTIGRAARNVEGRVLLYADKMTDSLTYAVEETARRREKQMAWNTEHGITPQSVRKHISDIVSSVFEQDYVTIAPDEDTGVAEFVGQDLGAAIAGLEKRMRSAAAELEFETAARLRDEIQRLEALQLGLEPPPVAASTAGKAQTSGRKPKKDKVPRPLGPGGGGYDPAARRKKRK, encoded by the coding sequence ATGGCTTCCAAAACCTCCTCCTCTGCGGCACGTGGCAAAAAGCGCCCTTCATTAAGCGAGCGTGCGGCCAGTCTTCCCCCCGTTCTGTTCGAGCCGGAAAAACAGGCTCCTCGTCCACGCCTTAAGCGTATGGAAGTGGTGTCAGAATACGAACCGGCAGGGGATCAGCCGCAGGCTATTCGTGAACTTGTGGCCGGGGTAGAAGCTGGAGAGCGCGATCAGGTTCTGCTAGGGGTTACGGGTTCGGGTAAAACCTTTTCCATGGCCAAGATTATTGAGGCCACGCAAAAACCCACACTTATTCTTGCGCCCAACAAAACATTAGCTGCCCAGCTTTATGGAGAAATGAAGCAGTTTTTCCCCAATAATGCTGTGGAATATTTTGTAAGTTATTACGATTACTATCAGCCAGAAGCCTATGTGCCGCGTTCTGATACGTATATTGAAAAAGACAGCCAGATAAACGAACAGATTGACCGTATGCGCCATGCGGCTACGCAGGCGCTGCTGGAGCGGAACGATGTAATTATCGTGGCTTCTGTTTCCTGCATTTACGGTATTGGGTCTGTAGAAACCTATTCCCGCATGGTGGTGAAGCTGGAGCTGGGCGGAGAGATAGACCGGGATAAGCTTATAAAAAGCCTTGTTGAATTACAGTACCGTCGGAACGATGCCGCATTTGCACGCGGTACATTCCGGGTGCGTGGTGAAACAATAGACATTTTTCCCGTGCAGAATGAAGACAGGGCCTGGCGTGTTTCTCTGTTTGGCGATGAAGTTGACGGGTTGATAGAATTTGACCCGCTAACAGGTGAAAAAACGGCTGATCTGCAGGAAATTACAATTTACGCAAACAGCCACTACGTTACACCACGTCCGACGTTGAATCAGGCCATTAAGGGCATCAAGCAGGAACTGCGCGAACAGCTTGATGTGTTTACAAAGGCCGGTAAGTTGCTGGAAGCAGAACGGCTGGACCAACGCACCACTTTTGATCTGGAAATGCTGGAAACAACAGGGGTGTGTAAGGGGATCGAAAACTACTCCCGCTATCTTTCTGGTCGCAAACCGGGTGATCCACCACCAACCCTGTTTGAATATCTGCCTGAAGATGCGCTGCTGATTGTAGATGAAAGCCACGTAACAGTGCCGCAGATTGGCGGCATGGAACGCGGAGATCATGCGCGCAAATCCGTGCTGGCAGAGTTTGGTTTTCGGCTTCCTTCCTGCCTGGATAACCGGCCTTTGAATTTTGCGGAATGGGACAAGTTTCGCCCACAAAGCCTTTTTGTAAGTGCCACACCCGGCCCATGGGAAATGGAACGCACCGGTGGCGTGTTTGCTGAACAGGTTATTCGCCCAACCGGGTTGGTGGACCCCATTACAATTATTCGGCCTGTAGAACATCAGGTGGATGATCTGTTGGCAGAATGTCGTACCACTATTGCCACAGGTGGCCGTGTGTTGGTGACAACACTTACTAAACGCATGGCGGAAGACTTAACCGATTACATGAATGAAGCTGGTATTCGGGTAAGGTATCTGCATTCCGATGTAGATACACTGGAACGGATAGAAATTATCCGAGACCTGCGCATGGGAGCATTTGATGTTCTCATAGGCATTAACTTGCTGCGAGAAGGTTTGGATATTCCAGAGTGTGCGCTGGTAGCTATTCTGGATGCAGATAAGGAAGGGTTCTTGCGTTCCCGCACATCTCTTATCCAGACTATTGGCCGTGCGGCCCGAAATGTAGAGGGCCGGGTTTTGCTGTATGCAGATAAAATGACGGATTCTCTGACATACGCAGTAGAGGAAACAGCCCGCAGGCGCGAAAAACAGATGGCGTGGAATACAGAGCACGGCATTACGCCACAAAGTGTGCGCAAGCATATTAGTGATATTGTGTCTTCTGTGTTCGAACAGGATTACGTTACCATTGCGCCGGATGAAGATACGGGCGTGGCAGAGTTTGTGGGGCAGGATCTAGGGGCCGCTATTGCCGGGTTGGAAAAGCGTATGCGTTCTGCCGCAGCAGAGCTGGAGTTTGAAACTGCGGCACGGTTACGAGATGAAATTCAGCGGTTGGAAGCCTTGCAGCTTGGGCTGGAACCGCCTCCGGTAGCGGCCTCAACAGCAGGAAAAGCTCAGACAAGTGGCCGCAAACCTAAAAAAGATAAGGTGCCACGGCCACTGGGGCCGGGCGGGGGGGGATATGATCCGGCAGCTAGGCGGAAAAAGCGGAAATAA
- a CDS encoding 2OG-Fe(II) oxygenase family protein — protein MTTSDPFIQPDYTALEQASVAPDPFPHVVVPHFIRSEDLGRLFAHRPHIVSGGSFPPDSLQLSPLMEHLVEELEGPRLKAIVAEKFHLNLDHAPSMLTIRGRTREKDGRIHTDSLAKRVTILLYLNPSGAGEAWERQEGCLRLLRGPHDIEDYAKEVPPVDGTLLIFPNGPTTWHGHKQFVGQRYTIQLNYMTEDARARSELRRHKLSALVKKLPLPQLGQ, from the coding sequence ATGACAACGTCAGATCCTTTTATCCAGCCGGATTATACAGCACTGGAACAGGCTTCTGTTGCACCTGATCCTTTCCCGCATGTGGTGGTGCCGCATTTTATCCGTTCAGAAGATCTGGGGCGTTTGTTTGCGCATCGGCCGCATATTGTGTCTGGGGGGTCTTTTCCACCAGATTCCTTGCAGCTTTCTCCCCTTATGGAACATTTGGTGGAAGAACTGGAAGGCCCACGGTTAAAGGCAATTGTGGCGGAAAAATTTCACCTCAATCTCGATCATGCACCTTCCATGCTGACCATTCGTGGGCGCACGCGAGAAAAAGATGGCCGTATCCATACGGATTCATTGGCCAAGCGTGTAACCATTTTGCTGTATCTTAATCCATCAGGGGCGGGGGAGGCATGGGAACGGCAGGAAGGGTGTTTGCGCCTTTTGCGTGGCCCGCATGATATAGAGGATTACGCCAAGGAAGTACCGCCCGTAGATGGCACTTTGCTGATTTTCCCTAACGGCCCAACAACATGGCATGGGCATAAGCAGTTTGTGGGGCAGCGCTATACTATCCAATTAAATTACATGACAGAAGATGCACGTGCCCGGTCTGAACTGCGGCGGCATAAACTTTCTGCATTGGTTAAAAAGTTGCCTTTGCCTCAGTTGGGGCAGTAA